One stretch of Ooceraea biroi isolate clonal line C1 chromosome 4, Obir_v5.4, whole genome shotgun sequence DNA includes these proteins:
- the LOC105283610 gene encoding uncharacterized protein LOC105283610, whose protein sequence is MLGLSVLRRKIVLYVILSSGCSAAFEKHWLPDLEWQTASNWADGRVPEIDNRVIFPQQTRHAVGIAAANDLMLSGIDLPRQGSLVLPRNGKLQLSNSRASAKVKRWSKEGNFFWADPANWNGSSVAAPHLERVPCRRNDVVLPSASRTLSVLLPVRQIEVRSIRLSNEEEPFPKWEWESFRDRREFSRGRFTVKYTEYSCTNCFCQADSQSDYLEEICAIQRPRCGFTGCQYPLTVEGHCCPYCGGRVFISKKAISLVIVQAAADEALESYAKKLAWYVRRTWNGGVEVLVKEKGDYSGITIDEAVENLKETLQRTGIDVTSTETAGAAMKDSRLAVTLGPLFGTPLVIIALLLLAFLYFGYSLGQVLSGCMEAVSSVRDGIRTDKKYGFARFENVPEGNVQIADVPGISRREADNDVEEITQTTGGRFENPLYRSKRDKAEEHKILDIDAPLSLATLKGKIDDQLESEEMDTEE, encoded by the exons ATGCTCGGTCTTTCGGTGTTGCGTCGCAAAATCGTGTTATACGTTATCCTGTCATCCGGATGTTCCGCCGCTTTTGAGAAACACTGGCTTCCGGATCTGGAATGGCAAACCGCGAGCAACTGGGCGGACGGCCGCGTTCCGGAAATCGATAATCGCGTCATTTTTCCTCAGCAGACTCGACACGCGGTGGGTATCGCCGCAGCCAACGATCTCATGCTATCAGGAATAGATTTGCCCCGGCAAGGATCGTTGGTCCTACCCCGAAACGGTAAATTGCAG TTGAGCAATTCGAGGGCGAGCGCAAAGGTCAAGAGGTGGTCGAAAGAGGGCAACTTCTTCTGGGCCGATCCGGCAAATTGGAATGGCAGTTCAGTTGCGGCGCCGCATCTCGAACGTGTTCCGTGCCGCCGGAACGACGTGGTCCTGCCGAGCGCGAGCCGCACTTTGAGCGTCCTCCTGCCCGTGAGGCAGATAGAGGTCAGATCGATTCGGCTGTCGAATGAGGAGGAGCCGTTTCCCAAGTGGGAATGGGAGAGTTTCCGGGATCGCAGGGAGTTCTCCAGAGGCAGATTCACCGTCAA GTACACCGAGTACAGTTGCACAAACTGTTTCTGCCAGGCGGATTCCCAGAGCGACTACCTCGAGGAAATTTGCGCCATTCAGAGGCCACGATGCGGATTCACCGGCTGCCAGTATCCTCTTACG GTCGAAGGTCACTGCTGCCCGTACTGCGGGGGACGCGTTTTCATATCGAAGAAAGCGATCTCCTTAGTGATAGTGCAGGCCGCGGCGGACGAAGCCTTGGAATCGTATGCGAAGAAGCTCGCCTGGTACGTCAGACGCACTTGGAACGGAGGTGTAGAGGTCCTcgtgaaagaaaaaggagactACTCCGGGATAACGATAGACGAAGCGGTGGAGAACTTGAAGGAGACGTTGCAGA GGACAGGAATTGACGTGACGAGCACGGAAACCGCGGGTGCAGCTATGAAGGATTCTCGATTGGCCGTTACACTCGGACCGCTCTTCGGGACGCCCCTCGTTATAATCGCCCTTCTCTTGCTGGCCTTCCTATACTTCGGTTATTCTTTGGGGCA agtcctcTCGGGATGTATGGAAGCTGTTTCATCCGTGCGAGATGGAATTCGAACGGACAAGAAGTATGGTTTCGCTCGTTTCGAGAACGTTCCCGAAGGCAACGTTCAGATTGCTGACGTTCCGGGAATCAGCAGACGGGAGGCCGATAATGATGTTGAGGAAATAACGCAGACCACGGGTGGCAGGTTCGAAAATCCCCTGTACAGGTCCAAGAGGGATAAGGCGGAGGAACATAAGATTCTTGACATCGATGCGCCCCTCAGTCTCGCCACTCTTAAGGGCAAGATAGATGACCAACTGGAATCAGAGGAAATGGACACCGAAGAATAA
- the LOC105283611 gene encoding allatostatin A, which produces MNSRTSLTVNSIIIFCLLCVVGKSIAAMEEAPSSPLHSPRLNPLLNNLKFEEPSEKRAPYTYTVSGYKRLPLYNFGLGKRWVDNSEDKRTWPFSFGIGKRLRDYNFGLGKRNNGYHPLNLDYFSADNLESYHSREDGSDDFMEDKRGIKPFSFGLGKRAWKLATGESPASGKEANDVVGPKYLLSLGKGMIEDEELAE; this is translated from the exons ATGAATTCAAGAACAAGTCTGACTGTTAACAGCATCATTATATTCTGTCTGCTGTGCGTCGTCGGGAAATCAATAGCGGCGATGGAAGAGGCACCGTCTTCTCCTTTACACAGTCCGCGATTGAATCCATTATTGAACAATCTGAAATTCGAGGAACCTTCTGAAAAAAGGGCTCCGTATACTTACACCGTTTCCGGGTACAAAAGGCTACCTCTGTACAACTTTGGTCTCGGAAAACGATGGGTCGACAATAGCGAGGATAAA AGAACGTGGCCGTTCTCGTTCGGCATCGGCAAGCGCCTGCGGGATTACAATTTCGGCCTAGGAAAACGCAATAACGGATACCACCCTCTGAACCTGGACTACTTTTCGGCCGACAATCTGGAGAGTTACCATTCTCGTGAGGACGGCTCGGACGATTTTATGGAGGACAAACGCGGCATCAAACCATTCAGCTTCGGCCTCGGGAAACGAGCCTGGAAGTTGGCGACGGGAGAATCGCCAGCGTCTGGAAAAGAAGCGAACGACGTCGTTGGCCCGAAATACTTGCTCAGCCTGGGCAAGGGAATGATCGAGGATGAAGAGCTGGCCGAATAG